In Balaenoptera musculus isolate JJ_BM4_2016_0621 chromosome 16, mBalMus1.pri.v3, whole genome shotgun sequence, the DNA window AGTGTGGCCGCCATCATCGCCCTGCCCCTCACGCTGCTCGTCTGCTGCGGTGCTCTCCAGAGCCGCTGGCGCAAGTGCCACACCAGGGGCTCCGCCGAGGCCACAGGTGCCTACGTCAACCTGGAGCGACTGGGCCACAGTGAGGACGGCTCAGAGGAGCTGTCCCAGCACAGCCTCAGTGAAGCCGACAGGCTCCTCTCTGCCCACTCCAGCCTGGACTCTCAGGCCTTGGGCGTCAGGGTGGGCAGACGGATCAACGAGTACTTCTGCTGAGGGCCGTGCACAAAGATGCCTACACGCCTGCTCCTGACCACTCTTCCTCTTTGCCTCCCACATGCTCACTCTGACACCTGAGTCCATGCTCACCCACTCTTACCTACTTGGGTATCTGCTTACTCATACATTCACACACAACAACAACAGCTAACACTTAtataagcacttactatgtgccagaaagtgttctaagtgctttatatacattaactcATTGAATTCTTATGACAACACTTTGCAGCAGGCACCACTCTTCTCCCCGCTTACCTGGAGAAGGAACAGGGTGAGTAAGTAACTTGCCTGTATCAGTCagtttttgctgtgtaacaaataaaGGCAAAATTGCAGTGGTATACAGCAACAAGCACTTATTTTCACACAATCCACATAGGTCAGTGGGTTGACTGTGGTGACTCTGCTCTGTGTGTCCTACTTGGGGCTCAGGATGGAGAGCCAGTGGCTACCTGGGGCAGGCTTCTTTCATGGAGATGTCAGATGATATCAGAGAAATGAGCAAAAACATGTGATGCCACTTAAACTCCTTAACACTGCCATTTCTGCCCATATTCTACCTGCCAAAGCAAGTCTCATGGCCAAAACTAAACTTTAAACAGGGCAGGAAAGGACAATTCTCCCATGGTAGGGCAGGACATATTTTGCTGAGCAGTGATCTAATCTATGTTGCCCACAAgtacacagctaggaagtggcagctCTAGAATTTGGACCATGCACTTGATTCCAGGGTTGATAGTCCTTGCTACTTTCCTATACTGCGTCTTGATTCCATTTATGCTAACTCGTAGGCACTCACACATAATCTCTTTATCCATTTGCCACATTTGTACagccacatacatacacatgagGGTCTCCACAGAGACCCTCACTGTGGACACATGggttctaacatttttttctccggGTGCCATTCTGCCTAGAGATAATCATTTGATTTTCAGTAAATTCTAGAGGTTTAGATGATGCCCAGGAGACTACTGCTCATATACTCTCAGAATGTCAGGCTGGAGGGATCTGAGAGACCCTCCGTGGCAGGTGGCACAGTACACTCAACGCTGTCTGGCACACAGCCCACCTCTGTCCCCGTGTAGCAGCATTTGTGATTCTAACTGAAACTTACCTGGGTTCCTGAGGGTGTCTCAGAGCCTTCTGGGTCACTCAGTAAGCCACTTCAAAGGAGGAATCCTGTTCAGTTTGCTTAAAGCTGGGAAACCTCTGAGATGTCATCTCTGCACATAGGAGAAGACAAGCGTTCCCAGCAGAAGGGCCAATGTTCTGTCTTGTCGGAAGGAGTGGCTTCTAATGAAGGCAGCATCCAGGCTGTTTGGTGCCAAGGCCTTTGGGTAACAACTGAGGAAATGTGAGGACAGTGACTGATGCAAAAAAGCTATCTTGCTAGTATCACCTAAGAGACCCCATGTTGTCTTGACTCTTTGCTAAATATAAAAACCAGTGTGATGCAGTGATGTCTAAAGTTACTGTACTTCCTCTCACATTTACGAAAGACCTTACAACAGATGACCTtacaactttttttcttgttttctctcattttgatCTTCACAATGACCTGTTTTGAAGGCTGGGCTATTtgattttacagacaagaaaactgaaacccagagagcTGAATAATTTATAGAGCACAGTGATGGATTTTCTTGGAGGATCCGTGTCTTTGATAATGTTCCGGCCAGGCTGAGGGTCTTTGTTCAGTATTGATCTCTGCAGTGTGACCCACAGCAGTTTTACTatggaaattgatttttttgagCTACTGAAACCTGGGATCAGAACCATGAGAGCACCAGTGCATGTGAATGTGGGATTTCCATACATGGCTATTTCCTGCCCATCACCTGTAGGGTACATCTGACTTTAACTTGGGGGCTGTTGCTATTGGTTAGAGAAATTATTTGGTTGGAAAATGACAAAGCCACTGTCTACATCATAGGTCAGCaaacttctgtttttctataAAGAAAGCCAGATAGGAGATACTTTAGGCTCCATTActactactcaactctgctgatGTAGTGTGAAAGCAATCCCAGACAATATGTAAGTTAATGAGCATGGATGAgttcaaataaaatgttatttacaaaaacaggtggcaggctggatttggctcccaggctgtagtttgccaacccctgatctagATTTGTAAAGGCATTTCTGCTATGCCTTGTGAGACTTAAGACTCAACTCTGATTGTTTGGTATATGAGACTGACAGACACTCCCCAAATCAGAACAAATATAAGTGCAGTGGATGAAAGCAGCCATTTGTTGAAATGATAAAGATGTTTTCTCCAAATGATTGGCTAAGCCAATCGAGATTGAACAATTATTGACCCAACTAACATGCAGTCAGTTTTATTGAACCCTGTTTGAAGAAAAATCAGGAACTTGAAAGCAAGAATGTGTTAGTATTTATCCagtatcgtgtgtgtgtgtgtgtgtgtgtgtgaaagagagagagaaagaaagtttcAACTTTCCAATGATTCATGAAGACCTACCTTGGTGGTCTGAAGGGAATAGCCCCCAAAATGGTCAGCCTCCAAATACCCATATGTCAGCCTTTCTTTGTGTATTCTGTCTTCCCTGGTTTGCTCTTGTAGAGAAGAATCATCCTGGATTGTGCTCATGAATATTCAAGTCACtggaaaaaacaaattcacattgtaaaaaataaaatgacgtCCTATTTATATATTAGTCTGTTGGTATATGAATCTGGTTAGTATGAGTCAGTCCCTGGAAACCTAATGTCTTCTTAAAATCCTGGGAAAAGAatttctaggacttccctggtggcacagtggttaagaatccacctgccagtgcaggggacacgggttcgagccctggtccaggaagatcccacatgccacggagcaactaagcccgtgtaccacaactactgagcctgcgctctagagcccgggagccacaactactgagtcctcatgccacaactactgaagcccgcacacctagaccccatgctccacaacaagagaagccactgcaatgagaagcacgcacaccacaaggaagagtagcccccactcactgcagctagagaaagccagcgggcagcaatgaagacccaacacagccataaataaataaataaataaaagaatttctaGTCTCTCAAGTGCTGAAGACCAGCCTGCACTAGGGTGATCCCACAGCACGTGGCCCTTGGAAGCCTTGTTTGGAGGTTGGTTGGAATCATGACATCTCCaacgtgtcttttttttttttttttaaacttccttttttttttaaaatttatttatttatttatttatttatggctgtgttgggtctttgtttctgtgcgagggctttcaccagttgtggcaagtgggggccactcttcattgctgtgcgcgggcctctcaccatcgcggcctctcttgctgcggagcacaggctccagacacgcaggctcagcaattgtggctcacgggcccagccgctccgcggcatgtgggatcctcccagaccagggctcgaacccgtgttccctgcattagcaggcagattctcaaccactgcgccaccagggaagcccttttttttttttttgactgcaacATGGTTATATTCCTCCTGACCTCCTGACCTAGGCAGAGGGTATGTCTGTCGTCACTTGATGTAGACGTGTAAACTTACAGAGAACCAAAAGGCAGACAACAGAAATTTTATCCTGGAAAGTGGATGTGGCTATTAAAACTAGGCTGTTAGTCAAGGGGCTCAGTGAGCAGTGCATTTAGAGGACTAGAGCTAGAAACTTTTGTTTTAACTATCATATAATCCAGGAGAGACAAAAATCAATTTACAAGTACTTGAGCATATTTTACTGTATGGGCATTGCAGTCAGGATTGGTTAGGCTTATGCTGTGCTAACAATTCTCAGATTTCAGTGGCTTaacaaagaaacatttattccTGCTCTCACAGAGTCTACTTGAGTGAGTGGGAAATGAGGATGGGGGGAGGGCTCTGCTGTTTTCttcactcagggacccaggctgatggagaCTTCACCACCTGGAATGTCAACAGTTGCTGCAACAACGGAAAAGAGAACCTGGAGAATCACGTAGGggcttttaaaacattatttcgtCCAACATTTCATTAGCCTGAATATTGGTCACATAGCCCACCTGTTTCAAGGGGGCTTGGGGATGTAGTCCTCCGTGTGTCTATCACAGGCATGCCACAGAGCATGGGGAGCCAAGAGGACCATCTGAGACATGGTTGGGGCAGGTGGAGGAGTGAAGGAAAAACACCAGcttgagaaagaggaaggacagCCTATCTGCTTCCTGGTAGGTTGCCTAGTTCTCTGTCTGAGCTCTCCCAAAGTTCCGATCAtattgggggatggggggaagggggcgTTTTCCAGTTGAATAGATAGGAAATCTAAGACAAGCCTCTCAGAAGCCATTTTTATCTAATTATTTCACAAACGCAGAGTAACTCCTCCCCCAAGACGCTGTCTCTACTAAAAATCCTAAGAGCCAAGCTCCTAAAAGCATCCTTACAGAAGGGAGATGGGGCTATAATATTCTcagattccttccttccttccctttgttGTTAAGTCTCTTGAGTTTAGGGACACCACTTAACCATTAGTTGTTTAAGATAAATGACACGAGCCAAGCTAACTTTAATTGTTCTCGTCTCCTGTTTTAACCGACAGCACAGCTACTCCCTATGCCTATATACAAAATAAGGAAACCAGAGGATGAGGGAGTCAGGAGAGAAGAAGGAGCAGTGCAGAAGTGACCTGGGTGATTCCAGAGATGACATACCAGTGGGTGTCCTTCTCAAGTTTCCGGCAGACCACTGGAAGGTTGAGTTGAGCTGGATTCATTTAAAGAGGCGAGATGGGGTGAACAGAGAAGAAACTGTGGGGATGTAGGGCTCTTTAGGCCTTTCTATTTTGGGGTGAGAAAAGAACTCACTAGTCATTTGTGATACCCATGGATTGAATCACATTTTCCCACAAAGCAAGCCTGGTAAAATTTTGGCCAACTTGGTAAGGAACTCTGGAATGAGAATCACCCATCAGAGTTGCCCCCATCAGGCCAGACTGGCTAGGGCCCTGTGCCCTCACCACCCTCAGTCTCTGCATGGGGCTGCCTGGGGAAGGGCATGACCTTGTGCAAGCACTCCTTGGAGTTGAGCATTGACTCATTCCTTGAAGGATGTCTAGACAGCACCTCTCCACATCTGCCACAGCTCTGTGCTCATTGTACTctccttgctttttaaattttcactttgAGAGGAAGTCCAGAGATCTAGCCAGATTGTAGAGTTAGACTGTCTGGAAACTCCAGCAAATATATCTGGCTTGGATGGAAAGCCTGGGGTGTAATCAGCTTAGTTGGTGACCCATTTCCCCTCTCACTGGTTAGCTACTAAGCGGATTTTCTTCCCTGAGGTCTTTTATAGGATATAATGTATATCATGAATCTTAGGGGAACCCATGGAATTTCAATAGTCATCAGAAAGTACCCCAAGTAATGGAAAGCAGACTCTCTTCCAGAGTCTGTTGGTGTGGGAGATGAATTAAactttattgggcacctactctATGTTAGGTCCTTTATTTTGCATAATATTAGTATTTCCTAGAAACACTATAAagaattcattaattttctcactTTGCGCAGGAGAAACTGACTTTCCAAAGATCTCAAGACTAGGAAGTATAAGCTAGATAGAAGACCCCATGGGACCGGATCTATAACAGTCTTGCTCACCATGGACTTCCTTGCACCTAGCAAAGGTGTGGCTTAGAGCAGATgaccaatatatatttgttgaatgaatgaagaatggcAGATCAAGTATACAAAACCAggtattatctcacttaaaaaaatttaacatatgaACTACACAGCGTTCAGGGAAGATTTATAACATGTGAAATACACAGCATTCAGGATAAATTATGTGATCCAGGATAAGAAACATGCTTTGATTTAATCAGAAAACACAATCCTGTGGTTTAACCTCTGTACCGTGATGCTTCTCTGACTCTGGTCATCCAAGCAGCAGGTGCAGCTGTCTTAacgcagaagaaaaatgaatccaCCACACGAGGTGCTGGGGAGATTACCACTGATAGGAGTGGTTGCAGAATTACTTTGTTAACCATTATCTGCATTCACTTTTAGAGACTGGTTGAAAATTCTAGGTTTCAGAAGCCAATTGTGATTGATGAAGTATTAGATGGATTCTGGCCAAATCTCCTGAACCATAGTGCTCAGGATAGCATTACCTGCTTGTTTCTCAGATCCTTTTTTATGAGACTGAGGGGAGGCAGTATCAGGACTGAATTGGACATCTGGCTTATAGTTTGCTCTCTGGACTCAAGAACCAGAAAAAGGGTGAATCTTCTGACTTTAGTGAAGAGACATAGCTCCCTCTTCTGGGTTCTTACTGAGCTTGTGATCTGGGCCATAACAGACCTCAGAGCATCCAGGGGCTTTGCTGCTGCTGTGCTGACCTACATCATTATGGATTACCAATAATAGGATTTGCCACTCGGAAGCTTGGACTATACTTATTCAAAAACTCATAAGGTAGTTTCTTACAGAAGAATATGGCTTCAGTTTCTCACTATTTCTTGCTAGCTCTGGTCTTTCTGGATTCACATGCAGCTCAGCCATCCTGTCCGCCAGGATGTACCTGCTCAGAGGAGAGTTTTGGCAGGTGCGCTGGGCTAGCAAGATCCTAGAAGCTTGTAGGGGATGGGCTTTCTTCGGGGATGATGTGAAGTGGGAGCAGGCCAAGATTTGGCAGGAAATCAGCAAAATCTCTGTGAGACTCCCTCTACTTGGTGCTGAACTTTGATAAACTGTGCACTTTTACCAAAATGGGTCTAACTCTTGTATTTCAAgagaattgtatttttttccttctaattcatATGTCTAATGCCAGGATAAGCCTGATCCCACTTCCCAATTTCCTGATGTACATCTCAAAGCTGTTCTGGTTTTTTGTACAGGACTCTGCAGTGCATGTCTATCACTTTGGGAAAGATCCCAAGGAAACTTCCTGAAGAGTTCAAGCAAGTGAGAATTGAAAATTCACCCTTATTTGAACTGCCCCACGGGTCTTTCATCAACATGAGCACCTTGGAGTACCTTTGGCTCAATTTTAACAATGTCACTGTGATCCACCTAGGAGCCCTGGAGCACCTGTCAGAACTGAAAGAGCTGAGACTGGAGGGGAACAAACTCCGTTCAGTACCGTGGACAGCGTTCCGTGCCACCCCGCTCCTGCGGGTCTTGGACCTCAAACACAACAGGATTGATGCACTCCCTGAACTGGCTCTTCAGTTCTTGGTCAACCTGACCTACCTTGACCTATCCTCCAATAGGCTTACAGTTGTAGCCAAGAGTGTCTTCTTGAACTGGCCAGCCTACCAGAAACACCGGCAGCCTGGCTGTGGGGCTGAGATTCTCTCCAGCATGGTGCTGGCGCTGCACGACAACCCCTGGTTATGTGACTGTCGCCTAAGGGGACTTGTCCAGTTTGTAAAGTCCATCAGTCTTCCAGTAGTCCTGGTGAATCCCTACCTCATGTGTCGAGGTCCTCTCTCCAAGGCAGGGCAGCTTTTTCACGAAACAGAGCTCAGCGCTTGCATGAAGCCGCAGATCTCAACCCCCAGTGCCAATGTCAGCATCCGGGTGGGACAGAATGTGACCCTGCGATGCTTGGTACAGGCTAGCCCCTCACCAACTATTGCCTGGACTTATCCCCTGAGCACGTGGAGGGAATTTGATGGTAAGTGCATGCACCCTCTCCACGTatctggggggttggggaggtcTGCAGCAACCCTGCCCTCAATAGAGAAGTTCTAAACTGGCTCAATCATGAAGGAGGGGTGCAGGTAAGACTGGGACAGACCTGAATTATACTCACCACGACAGAAAAAATTCCGAGACAGTGTTCCACTAttggcattattttattattattattattatttggtcatGTGActcagtgaaagcccagaatcctaaccacgaggccaccagggaactccctattgACATTATTTTACATGGTTGCGTACAGATCTCTATAGGGTATAAGATGTAAATATATGTACTccatataacatatatttatatatttgttgcaTACAGATCTATCTATcgatataatatatatttgttacacacatatatgtataatacatatttatttatatatttttgcatacaggtctctaTAGGAAGtaagatgtaaatatatatattacatacatatttgttgcatatatatatttgtatatttgttgcTTACAGATCTTGATAGGAGGTAAGATGTTAATATATATGAATTGACTTAACATATTGTATTGATATAAATATTATAGAATTGTATATGAACACATATATTCTTTGAAAGCCTTCTAGATGCAAAACACCgtactgtgtatttttaaatcatagacTTTCTGACTAGAACCGATTCTAGAGATTACCTATTACTTATTTCTTAAACTTGTCTGAGCAGACTCACCTGGGGTGcttgtttcaaataaaattttcaggcATCTCCCTGGACATTTGATTCAGTTAGTCCAGGGGAGGGCCTGAGAGAATGTATTTTAACAAGtgtttcctccctctgccattgCCTACCCCCCAGCTAACTCTTACCAGGCAAGGTTGGGAAGTCCTAGATATTGACTGAATTTTACACTTCCTACCGCTGTGTTGATCAGACCTTATTGGCTTGAAGTTGCCACACTGGGACGCAGGGAGAGGGAGTGACCTTCGTGGGCCCCACCGCTGGGATTCTAACCTGCCTCTCATTTCCTGAAGCTCATGCTCTGCTATCACACCTCAGCTGAAATCACCTTTAATGCCACCCTTCAGCGTTGGGGTACATCACAAAGCCAGGGATAGCCTTTTGAGAAGTATCTTGACGCTATCTAGAAGACAACTAGAAATATCTAAGTGAAACTTGAGAAGTACAATCAGTCACCCAGATATTTGTTATATATGGTGACAAACCTCTGgatgattaaaaaatacttaattagCTGAAATTTTGACTTTTTCCTATCATTTGATTACATCTTATTAGCTTGAGGTTAAATACCAATGAAGGAGAAACATAGGGTCTGTTGTCGTAGCCTCTTTGAGAATGATGAGATGCATCCAGATGTTATCTTTTGTGATGTTCTATTATCATTCTCTTTGGTACCATGTTAGATCCATTCTCtcagtaataataacagctaacacttattgagcacttactatcaAACTTACGGAGTAAATACtgttatcatcccattttactgatgaggaaattgaggccaagAGAATCTAAGCAACTCATCCAAGACCATATATTTAGTAATGGATAGAATCCAGGCATTTGGCTCCAGGCTCTGAGCCACTCTCCATCCGGGAGGTAAAAAGGCACTTCCTGAAGCTCACAGTATTGTACAATCACACTGTTGTTAGAGATCTCCTGGAAACCACGTGTTAGCTCAGCAAGGCTAAGGTCATTTGGTGGGAGGGCCTAGTGAAGTTAAAAGAGTGTGGTCTTCATAGACAGAAGAACTAGGTTCCAGATCAATCGACACCCCTGAACGATTCTCACTataggcaagttgcttaatcaCTCTAGTCCCCAACTTCCCACGTGTAAAAATTGGGTGCTTACTTTACAGGATTGCTGAGAGGCAACACCTGGCACCTAGTACATACTTAATAAATGGTCGCCACCACCTTTTAACAAAAAACTGGCATTGCTGGACACTCTCCAGCTGACTGTCTATCAGAGAAATGTCTACCTGAGCTGTTTTGCTGTCTCTCTACCCAGTGTTGACCTCATCTACTGCAGAAGATGCTGCTCTGTCGGAGCTGGTCATACCTGCTGCCCACCTGGTCGACAGGGGCAGTTACATCTGTGTAGCCTCCAACTCCATTGGCAGGAGCACCTGTGTCATCTCCCTCCACGTCCAGcccgcccaggccctgcccacactCCATCCTCTTTTCTCCACGTCGGAGGGCAATGCCTACATTGACCTGCGGGTGGTTAAGCAGACAGTGCGTGGGATCGTGCTGGAATGGTTTGTGGCAGCCGACATCCCTGAGAAGTGGTTCACCCTCTACATTGGGTCGGATGAAGCCCTCAGGAAGGAGGTCGTTCATGTCGGCCCGGGAATCAGCACATACTTGGTGGATGATCTTCTCCCTGGCACAAAATATGAGGTCTGCCTTAGCCTGGGGCGCCGGCCCCCACGCCAGGGCCGGTGTGTGGTCTTTGTGACGGGCCGAGACCACGGCGGGCTGGAGGGACGGGAGCGCCTCCTGCACACCACGGTGATCCTGTGCGCCGTGCTGCTCGCAGTGCCTGTGGGCGCCTATGTCTGGGCAGTCCAGGCTCCCTGCAGCTGCAGGGAGCGGGGCCTGCGCTGCTGTCCTCATCGCAGGAAAGCCCCCAGGTGCCCCCTGGCAGTCCCAGAGCACAGGGATGTCTCCTACGGAGACCACACAGCTGTCTGTGAAGACGGCCTGGGGCACAGAGatgctgagggggagggggacgaggagagagatggagagggagataGTGGCCCAGGAGGAATGGTGTGGGCCTCCAGCCCCTAAATTAATTCTCTGTGGCAGCTCAACTTGGCTCGATCCATTTAGtcaactagtatttattgagcagctactcaGTTCCAGGCTCTGAACTTGACACAATGATCCAGGAGACACAATTCTTATCTTCACAGAACTGGTGCCAATGGACCTTTGTCCAGTTATCCATGGTGACTcgaaattaataaatgttattttctaaatatataaccCTATAACATTTACATGTTTACATGGAACATTTACATATAACACATTTCACATGTGTTCTCCTCCAGCAGAAAGGTAGGATTCTAGCCTTtgttacaggtgaagaaacagaagcccagaaagTTACTGACTTGACCAATGTCTCCCAACTAGTAGGCAGGAGGCACCACCCAAAAGAGGTGCTAGTTCCACTGTTTCCTTTAAATGTTCGCTTTGAAGTCTCTTGTGTCTCCGGTTGTTCAAAAAGTATTATTCTTCCTTTTAACAGCAAACTCCCAACTGAGATCACATAAGTTTGATGTTCTAAAAAAGCTgccttttggggtgatgagagCCTGGCGGGTCATGTGAGTCTCCATT includes these proteins:
- the LRIT2 gene encoding leucine-rich repeat, immunoglobulin-like domain and transmembrane domain-containing protein 2, translated to MASVSHYFLLALVFLDSHAAQPSCPPGCTCSEESFGRTLQCMSITLGKIPRKLPEEFKQVRIENSPLFELPHGSFINMSTLEYLWLNFNNVTVIHLGALEHLSELKELRLEGNKLRSVPWTAFRATPLLRVLDLKHNRIDALPELALQFLVNLTYLDLSSNRLTVVAKSVFLNWPAYQKHRQPGCGAEILSSMVLALHDNPWLCDCRLRGLVQFVKSISLPVVLVNPYLMCRGPLSKAGQLFHETELSACMKPQISTPSANVSIRVGQNVTLRCLVQASPSPTIAWTYPLSTWREFDVLTSSTAEDAALSELVIPAAHLVDRGSYICVASNSIGRSTCVISLHVQPAQALPTLHPLFSTSEGNAYIDLRVVKQTVRGIVLEWFVAADIPEKWFTLYIGSDEALRKEVVHVGPGISTYLVDDLLPGTKYEVCLSLGRRPPRQGRCVVFVTGRDHGGLEGRERLLHTTVILCAVLLAVPVGAYVWAVQAPCSCRERGLRCCPHRRKAPRCPLAVPEHRDVSYGDHTAVCEDGLGHRDAEGEGDEERDGEGDSGPGGMVWASSP